CTTTAGTGTCTCAGTCGCGAGATTTGGAAATGGGTCAAACGGGATCAAAAGATGGAGGACTTGTTGTTTTGACAAGGAATGTTTCCACTACAGCTACTACGGTAGCTGCGGCTGTGATCATCGCAGATTCTGGCGGTGGGGGCGGCTGTTGTTGTGGATGTGATGATGGTGGAGGCGGAGATGGAGGAGGAGACGGTGGTGGTTGTGGAGGATGCGGCGGCTGTGGAGGCTAAGCGGGTACGGTTGTTGTTGTGGATGTCATGGTTTAACCTTTTTCTTTCGTGGTTTAACTATTAACATAATGTATGTACGGAATGTATTGATCTCAACGTGTATAAATCGATGTATATAGTGAACTGTTCAAAACCTAATGAATATTTAAcctaagctttttttttaacatcaaaaCATTATTCTATTACTCGAATTTGAAGGAGTCTAGATAAGTATATTGGAAtaaaacaaccaacaaaatacaatctctataaaatactttttcatcTCAGCTAATGAATTTGCTGAATTGTTTTCTGATTGGGGGTGGTATATAATTATGAAGTCTTGAAATCTTCTTTTAGAACAAGTAACTCTTTCGACTTTGCTGAAAAGCTTGGCCATGCTCTTGAGTCTGCTATCATCAATATGAGATTCTTGGAATAAGTTTCAAAGCGCTGAAATGTTGAGTACTCAAACATATTTTTCATTGTCCAATATGAGATTCTTGGAATAAGTTTCAAAGAGATGATCAAAATTCTTTTTCTGATATTTTATGCCCATAAGTTGAATCGTacccaatatttttttctaaatccagCCATAACcacacaaacaaaaaatgaaTCAAGAGTCCATGATCCATCCATCATATAAATAGTCTGAAAGCATAGTGTAGGTAGCgaatatttttgtgtgttgttgaggatatatatgtatatcataCGCAGTTACGCACTTATTTCCAAATTGGAAAAGGTCTATGACGTCCAGCTTATGCAATATGAAAACTTCCCGCAACTACTCCAATAATatcaagataaaaaaacaacataCACTAACGAGATATATGTTAGAATGCAAATAAGTCAAATCtatcctatactaaaagggatTAATAAAGCTCTCTTAAGGTGTCCACGTCCTCAAATAAATTCAaccaatcatgtttttttttaaaacacgtCAGCTGGGTGTAAATTTGGGCAAGGTAAtttatatgtaattaaatttggACTTACCCATCACGTTTGGGCTTGCTTTTTTTTGCCCAAATCGACAAATGAAAACTGAAGTTGACGCCACATGAActcatcatcttcctctccaCCTCTTCGTTTTCTCCGATATGAAACCTGAAGAATTGAAAACATTTggatttaaaagaaaagatttgACAGTCTAATCTCAATCGCATAAAGTAAATCAAACCAAACTTCACACATCTTTCTCTCCGTTCGCCGTCACACATCTTTCTCTCCGTTCGCCGTCGTCGCTAATCTGAgatctctctctttactcaCCAAAGATGCATTCGAGCCATCTCCTTCTCGAGGAGCCAATCAGGATGGCTTCA
The sequence above is drawn from the Brassica napus cultivar Da-Ae chromosome A8, Da-Ae, whole genome shotgun sequence genome and encodes:
- the LOC106358642 gene encoding loricrin-like — its product is MDTFVIVIIIVCAGIVLPSLVLCCVLTHRKQRPLVSQSRDLEMGQTGSKDGGLVVLTRNVSTTATTVAAAVIIADSGGGGGCCCGCDDGGGGDGGGDGGGCGGCGGCGG